Within Micromonospora parathelypteridis, the genomic segment CAGCAGCTCGACGGCGGGCATCTGGTGGATCGCCGGGTCGATCCGGGCCGCTTCGACCCGGCTGCTCTCGTCGGTGGGCGGCCGGTGCCCGAGCAGGTGTACGCGGTTCGGGTCGAGCAGCGCGTCGTCCAGCCCGACGGCGGCGGCGGGGCCGTGCCCGGTGACCACCGACAGGTCCATGTCGGCGGCCTCACCGGTCGGCGAGGTCTGACCGTCGAGGAAATCCGGGTGGGCGTCGACGAACCACAGCTCCGTCGTCGGGGGCAGGGCCCGGCAGATGCCGGGCAGGATCGCGCAGTCCCCACCGAGCACCAGCGGCCGGTGGCCGTCGGAGATCAGCGCGGCGACCCGTGCGGTGATGGCTCCACCCGCTCGGGGCAGATCGGCGGCGCCGATCACCCCGCTCGCCGGATCCCGGGCCGAGTCGCGCAGCCGCGCCTCGTCCACCCGCCCGTCGTCATCGGCGGTCAGGGCGTCCAGCAGGCCGGCCCGGCGCAGCGCGTCCGGCGCCCGCTCCTCGCCGCGCCTGGCTCCGGAGGAGTCCAACGGCGCGTCCACGACCATCCAGCGCACGTCCGCAGCGTACCGACCAGGTGGGTGTCCCGGTCGCATTCTGTGGTGAGGCTGGGAGTCCGGCAATGTGCCCGCGACGCGGATGACGATCAGCGTACGGTGAGGGACAAGTCCGGCTTTCTGGGTCAAAAGCCTCATCGGTGTACGCCCGGGACCGGTGTCAGGACGGGCGAGGGCAAGGAGCGATCGGTGAGACATCTGGCCTACCTGGACGCGGGATCCGGCAGCCTGATCGTGCAGGCGGTCGTCGGCGGGGTGGCCGGCGCCGCGGTCGCCGCCAAGCTCTACTGGCGACGACTGGTCGACCGGTTCCGCCGGCAACCCACCGACCAGCGGTGAGCGGGCTGGTCCCGGCGATGGCGATCTCACCCACGGAGGTACGGCCCGAGCCGGCCTCCTTCCGCGACCCGGCCAACCGCGTCTTCCACGTCGGCGACGAGGTGCTGCGCGGGCTGGACACGCAGGCCGCCGAGCACTGGCGGGCACTCGCCGGCAGCACGTTCTTCCCGGCGTTCGTCGCCGCGCGCAAGGTCTGCGCCACCGAGGACGCCCCGTCGACACTGGTGCCCGCCGCGACCGGGACCCCGTGGGCAGCCGTCCTGCGCCACGAGCGCATCCCGTTCGTCTCCCACCCGTACGAGTGGTCGTTCAGCATGTTGCGCGACGCCGCCCTGCTGCACCTGGAACTCCTGCGCGCCGCGCTCACCGACGGCTTCACCACCAAGGACGGCTCGGCGTACAACCTGCAGTGGCGCGGCGCGGAGCCGGTCTTCATCGACATCGGCTCCTTCGAGCCCGTCCGCGACGGCGAACCGTGGGCCGGTTACCGGCAGTTCTGCCAGACCGTGCTCTATCCGCTGATGCTCACCGCCCACCTCGGCGTCGACTTCCAGCCGTGGCTGCGCGCCCGGGTCGACGGCATCGAAGCCGACGAGCTGCGCCCACTCTTCGGCGGGGCCCGTCGGCTGCGCCCCGGCGTGCTGACCCACCTGCACCTGCACGGGGCCATGCAGCAACGCAACGCCGCCGCCAGCACCACCGACGTACGCGACCAACTGCGGGCCGCCGGCTTCTCCCGGGAGTTGCTGCTCGCCACCGTACGCGGCATGGAGAAACTGGTCCGCCGGCTGGACCATCGCCCGGCGGAGAGCCACTGGTCGGACTACCAGCGCACCTGCGGCTACTCCGCCCGGGACCGGGTGGCGAAGGAACAGTTCGTGGCCGCCGCGGTGGCCGCCGGCACCCGCCCCCGCCTGGTGCTCGACCTCGGTGCCAACGACGGACGGTACTCCCGGTTGGCGGTCGGACACGCCGACTACGTGGTCGCCGTCGAGCAGGACCCGGCCGTGGTCGACGAGCTGTACCGGAAGCTGCGCTCGGAGGGACAGCGCCGCATCCTGCCGCTGGTGCTGGACCTGGCCGACCCGTCACCCGGTGGAGGCTGGCGGGGCATCGAGCGGGCCGGCTTCGCCGAGCGGGCGTCCGCCGACGTGGTGCTCGCCCTGGCCGTGGTGCATCACCTGGCGATCGGGCGCAACGTGCCGCTGCCGGAGATCATCGACTGGCTGGCCGGGCTGACCGCGCCCGGCGGCGCGGTGGTGGTGGAGTTCGTCGGGCCGGAAGACCCGATGGCAACTCGGCTGCAGGCCAACAAACCCGCCGGCCTCTTCCCGGACTACCGGCGCGACACCTTCGAGGCGCTGCTCGCCGCCCGGGGTCGAATCACCGACCGGCTGGAGCTGCCCTCGGGCACCCGCACGCTCTACCGGACGGTGATGGGTGGCTGAACCAGCCGCCGCCGGCCCTCCAGCGGAGGCCGAGCCGCCGAGCCCGGCCCGCGAGCGGTGGGACCGGGGTTGGCGGGGCGAAGTGGCCCGCCTGCTGGAAATGGTCGCGCTCGTCGGGCTGGTGGTCACCCAGCCACTGCTGGACGTGCTCGGCCGCAGCCCCGACTTCTTCCTCTTCCACCGCGCCGACACGACCCAGATCCTGCTCCTGATCGGCCTGGTGGCGGTGGTACCCACGATCGCGGTGGCACTGCTCGGCGCGCTCAGTCGACTCGCGGGCAGGACCGCCCGCGCCCTCACCCACACCGGGCTGGTCGGGCTGCTGCTCGCCGCCCTCGCCGTGCAGGTGGGCCGACACGTGACGCCGCTTCGGGGCGTACCCCTGCTGTGTGTCGCCGGACTGGCCGGCGCGGCCGGCGCGGCCGCACACCGGCGGTGGCGGGCCCCCAGCCGGGTGCTGCGACTGGCCGCCGCCGGGCCGGTGGCCTTCGTGGCGATCTTCCTGTTCGCCTCGCCCACCTCGGCGGTGGTGCTGCCGCGCACCGACGGCGGGGCCGCCGGCACCGCACAGGGAACGGGCGTGCACCCGCCGGTGGTCATGCTGATCCTCGACGAACTGCCACTGGTCAGCCTGCTGGGCACCGACGGACGGATCGACGCGACAAAGTACCCGCACTTCGCCGAACTGGCCGGCGAATCGACCTGGTACCGCAACGCCACCGGAGTCAGCGGGTGGACACCCAACGCGCTGCCCGCGATGCTCACCGGCCGCTACCCGGCGCGGCCGGTCGCCCCGCACTACTCGCAGTACCCGGACAACATCTTCACCGCCTTCGGTGGCCTGTACGACATCCGCGCAGAGGAGAGCATCACCCGGCTGTGCCCGCCCAGCCGCTGCGAACAGCCCGTCACCCCGGAGCAGGGGCTCGACGTGCTGGTCCGCAAGACCGGCGAGCTGCTCGGCCAGATCACCGGGCCGACACCCACCCAGGTCGACCCGGAGGACTCCTACCGGGAGCAGACCCGGGTCGAGGCCGGCCTGGACGCCGCCGAACCGGTGCCGGCCGACCCGAAGTTCCGCTGGGACAGCCTGGACGACAACCAGCCGGCCCGGTTCACCAGCTTCCTGGCCGGGCTGAAGCCGACGACCCGACCCACCCTGCACTTCCTGCACCTGCTGATGCCGCACTCACCGTGGGCGTACCTGCCGTCCGGGGCGCGCTACGACGCCCCGGAGGACCTGCCCAACGACGGTGCCGGCTGGGTCGACCTGGCCCGTCAACGGCACCTCGCCCAGCTCGGCTACACCGACCGGCTGATCGGCGAGACCCTGCGGACGCTGCGCGCCAGCGGCCTCTACGACCAGGCCCTCGTCGTGGTGACCGCCGACCACGGGGTCAGCTTCCGCCCCGGCGCCCAGGGGCGGGGCATGGACGCGATCAACGCCGCCGCCGGCGAGGTCGC encodes:
- a CDS encoding class I SAM-dependent methyltransferase, with the protein product MAISPTEVRPEPASFRDPANRVFHVGDEVLRGLDTQAAEHWRALAGSTFFPAFVAARKVCATEDAPSTLVPAATGTPWAAVLRHERIPFVSHPYEWSFSMLRDAALLHLELLRAALTDGFTTKDGSAYNLQWRGAEPVFIDIGSFEPVRDGEPWAGYRQFCQTVLYPLMLTAHLGVDFQPWLRARVDGIEADELRPLFGGARRLRPGVLTHLHLHGAMQQRNAAASTTDVRDQLRAAGFSRELLLATVRGMEKLVRRLDHRPAESHWSDYQRTCGYSARDRVAKEQFVAAAVAAGTRPRLVLDLGANDGRYSRLAVGHADYVVAVEQDPAVVDELYRKLRSEGQRRILPLVLDLADPSPGGGWRGIERAGFAERASADVVLALAVVHHLAIGRNVPLPEIIDWLAGLTAPGGAVVVEFVGPEDPMATRLQANKPAGLFPDYRRDTFEALLAARGRITDRLELPSGTRTLYRTVMGG
- a CDS encoding arginase family protein, whose product is MVVDAPLDSSGARRGEERAPDALRRAGLLDALTADDDGRVDEARLRDSARDPASGVIGAADLPRAGGAITARVAALISDGHRPLVLGGDCAILPGICRALPPTTELWFVDAHPDFLDGQTSPTGEAADMDLSVVTGHGPAAAVGLDDALLDPNRVHLLGHRPPTDESSRVEAARIDPAIHQMPAVELLRRGAGAVGTSLAAGGDGPAWLHLDLDVVDPRDLPAVTYPEPDGLRWADLIALVTPLARADRLLGMSVTDLNTDEDPDGRHARRVVEVLAQVLGD
- a CDS encoding sulfatase-like hydrolase/transferase, with the translated sequence MAEPAAAGPPAEAEPPSPARERWDRGWRGEVARLLEMVALVGLVVTQPLLDVLGRSPDFFLFHRADTTQILLLIGLVAVVPTIAVALLGALSRLAGRTARALTHTGLVGLLLAALAVQVGRHVTPLRGVPLLCVAGLAGAAGAAAHRRWRAPSRVLRLAAAGPVAFVAIFLFASPTSAVVLPRTDGGAAGTAQGTGVHPPVVMLILDELPLVSLLGTDGRIDATKYPHFAELAGESTWYRNATGVSGWTPNALPAMLTGRYPARPVAPHYSQYPDNIFTAFGGLYDIRAEESITRLCPPSRCEQPVTPEQGLDVLVRKTGELLGQITGPTPTQVDPEDSYREQTRVEAGLDAAEPVPADPKFRWDSLDDNQPARFTSFLAGLKPTTRPTLHFLHLLMPHSPWAYLPSGARYDAPEDLPNDGAGWVDLARQRHLAQLGYTDRLIGETLRTLRASGLYDQALVVVTADHGVSFRPGAQGRGMDAINAAAGEVAWVPMFVKEPRQQTGRVDDRNWEHVDLLPTVADEANIRLPWRVDGRSARQAPRTDGTKHFYDRPGEPVTFPGGVPTPPPLPTPHPLIGTEVRAGPSDGSARVADLAAFKAMDPDTGTLPALVWGDVPDRIADGTLLAVAVNGRIGAVVPVVPADPGGRRFAALLTDDKLFHAGTNQLDVLQVGSDGTLRRLALS